In Zobellia roscoffensis, the following are encoded in one genomic region:
- a CDS encoding 3-keto-disaccharide hydrolase, with amino-acid sequence MKINGYFAVVGIVVLALSCKAKQSNIPSESTNDEDGYVSLYNGRDMSNWNIMCRDKEPGLAEKVFAAGENGEMHVYKDFPNGDRTEVGKNGTHCMFFTKEKYSSYSFKFEYKWGDKIFNNYDQFQYDAGMYFHVFDVNIWPKGLEYQVRYDDSKNENHTGCVWNSGAKFDWYADNSEETPKLRTYLSKEEGGVAQEHRGGEHKAHKGAEFHALDGQWNQCEVIVMGNAYAVYKLNGKIVNVLTNLSHSEGEIGLQAETAEIFYRNIKIKVFDEVLPIEEALR; translated from the coding sequence ATGAAGATCAATGGATATTTTGCGGTAGTAGGCATAGTGGTATTAGCTCTTTCGTGCAAGGCCAAACAAAGTAATATACCGTCCGAATCAACAAACGATGAGGACGGTTATGTTTCGCTCTATAATGGGCGTGATATGAGCAATTGGAATATCATGTGCCGAGACAAGGAGCCAGGTTTGGCGGAGAAAGTTTTTGCTGCCGGCGAAAACGGAGAAATGCATGTCTATAAAGATTTTCCAAACGGCGACCGTACCGAAGTAGGGAAAAATGGAACCCACTGTATGTTCTTTACGAAAGAAAAGTATAGCAGTTATAGCTTTAAATTCGAGTATAAGTGGGGTGATAAAATTTTTAATAATTACGACCAGTTTCAATATGATGCAGGAATGTATTTTCATGTTTTTGATGTAAATATTTGGCCAAAGGGATTAGAGTATCAAGTTCGTTATGACGATTCTAAAAATGAAAACCATACCGGTTGTGTTTGGAACTCAGGTGCTAAGTTTGATTGGTATGCTGATAATTCAGAAGAAACCCCAAAACTAAGGACTTACCTTTCTAAAGAAGAGGGTGGTGTGGCACAGGAGCACCGTGGAGGTGAACATAAAGCTCATAAGGGGGCGGAATTTCACGCTCTTGATGGACAATGGAACCAATGCGAAGTTATCGTTATGGGCAATGCTTATGCGGTTTATAAACTAAACGGAAAGATTGTAAATGTTCTGACCAATCTCAGTCACTCAGAGGGTGAAATAGGCTTGCAAGCGGAAACTGCAGAGATTTTTTATCGAAATATAAAAATAAAAGTTTTTGATGAGGTTTTACCCATAGAGGAAGCCCTTCGCTAG
- a CDS encoding sugar O-acetyltransferase: MTEKEKMLHGDPYNSRDPELLAMYHKARKLLLQYNALNPELSSERDIILTDLFHKKGDGVWIEAPFFCDYGENIIIGDGTFVNTNCIFLDNNTITIGKNGLIAPYVQIYTATHPLKASERIITEEGQSRYLTHTKPVSIGDNVWIGGNSVIFPGVTIGNNVTIGAGSVVTKDLPDDVLAFGNPCKVIRKL, from the coding sequence ATGACCGAAAAAGAAAAAATGCTCCATGGAGACCCTTATAATTCTCGAGATCCAGAACTATTGGCCATGTACCATAAAGCACGAAAGTTATTACTGCAATACAATGCTCTAAATCCTGAATTAAGTAGTGAACGTGATATCATTCTCACCGACCTTTTTCATAAGAAAGGAGATGGTGTATGGATCGAAGCTCCCTTTTTCTGTGATTATGGCGAAAACATCATTATAGGTGATGGCACTTTTGTAAACACCAATTGCATTTTTCTTGACAACAATACAATTACAATCGGTAAAAACGGACTTATAGCTCCCTACGTACAAATTTATACCGCTACACACCCTCTAAAAGCTTCCGAGAGGATAATTACCGAAGAAGGGCAATCTCGCTACCTGACCCATACGAAACCGGTTTCTATTGGTGATAATGTTTGGATTGGCGGAAACTCTGTCATCTTTCCTGGCGTAACCATTGGAAACAATGTAACCATAGGCGCCGGTAGTGTCGTTACCAAAGACCTTCCAGATGATGTTTTGGCATTTGGAAACCCTTGTAAAGTGATCAGAAAGCTATAA
- a CDS encoding nucleoside deaminase → MTNKHEFFMCRAIEMAAKGMNSNAGGPFGAVVVKDGKIIAEGHNKVTSTNDPTAHAEMVVIRDACKKLNTFQLTDCIIYTSCEPCPMCFGAIYWARPKAVYYGCDKADAKAIDFDDQFIYDELEVGMEDRQIHFKQMLQNEAVEVFNDWASKNDKTKY, encoded by the coding sequence ATGACAAACAAACATGAATTTTTTATGTGTCGTGCTATTGAAATGGCTGCCAAGGGAATGAACTCAAATGCAGGTGGACCTTTTGGTGCTGTAGTCGTTAAAGACGGGAAAATCATTGCTGAAGGCCACAATAAAGTAACCTCAACCAATGACCCTACTGCACATGCCGAAATGGTTGTCATTAGAGATGCCTGTAAAAAATTGAATACGTTTCAGTTAACCGATTGTATTATTTATACTTCTTGTGAGCCTTGCCCCATGTGTTTTGGTGCCATTTATTGGGCTAGACCTAAAGCCGTATATTATGGCTGCGATAAAGCTGATGCCAAAGCCATAGATTTTGACGATCAGTTTATTTACGATGAATTAGAGGTTGGTATGGAAGACCGGCAGATTCACTTTAAGCAAATGCTACAAAATGAGGCCGTAGAAGTGTTCAACGACTGGGCCTCTAAAAACGATAAAACAAAATATTAG